The following proteins are co-located in the Silene latifolia isolate original U9 population chromosome 1, ASM4854445v1, whole genome shotgun sequence genome:
- the LOC141589834 gene encoding uncharacterized protein LOC141589834 encodes MDYDSDELRSLHGSDDDEGCSNPTFNLDHDFSKPIKLRLGLNFLSVEVFRKALVQHSVENGYDFYYSHNGRDRVIAHCYNRCKCEWNKKRSKLGKCVCGIKNPCKYRVHARNLIEEIFKITRLHLKHNCVMSTYNRKVGSEYLTQKYIEFWRNNTDWKLQKFQKHVLQELGVHVTYMRCWLARSRAKLMIHAFVVCDNIERPPPIFKRFYICLKACKEGFITGCRPILGVDECHLRGVYPGMCLVAVGIDGNNNIFPVAWDVVEVENRDNWTWFLELLANDIGKVEGEGLTVMSDRQKGLIDALSTVVPKANIRFCARHIWANLKLRFSGQLYKDTFWAVARALTRADFSKEMEGMKFLSRDAWSFLNDIPPRHWSRHAFDYSCKSNLLLNNVCEVFNAALKDAKDKPILTQLEWMRKYVMQRICQKREGAKSYEGRVMPYVEKYLEWAKDESRFAHFMQSDEHEFEVELRGEQVVVNLKDRSCGCNHWNLTSLP; translated from the exons ATGGACTATGACTCAGATGAGTTGAGAAGTCTACATGGATCTGATGATGATGAGGGCTGTTCTAACCCTACATTTAACCTTGACCATGACTTTAGCAAACCTATAAAGTTGAGGTTAGGGTTAAACTTCCTAAGTGTTGAGGTTTTTAGGAAAGCTCTAGTGCAGCATAGTGTAGAAAATGGCTATGACTTCTACTACTCACACAATGGAAGGGACAGAGTAATAGCCCATTGTTACAATAGGTGTAAGTGTGAGTGGAACAAAAAGAGGTCAAAGTTGGGAAAGTGTGTTTGTGGGATTAAGAATCCATGTAAGTATAGAGTGCATGCTAGGAATCTGATAGAAGAAATATTTAAAATCACTAGGTTACACTTGAAACATAACTGTGTAATGTCCACTTACAATAGAAAAGTGGGTTCTGAGTACCTAACTCAGAAGTATATTGAGTTCTGGAGAAACAATACTGATTGGAAGTTACAAAAATTCCAGAAACATGTACTACAAGAGCTAGGAGTTCATGTGACCTACATGAGATGTTGGTTGGCAAGATCTAGAGCAAAGCTGATGATTCATG CATTTGTTGTGTGTGACAATATTGAGAGGCCTCCACCTATATTCAAGAGATTTTACATCTGCCTCAAAGCATGTAAAGAAGGGTTCATAACAGGATGTAGGCCTATACTAGGAGTGGATGAGTGCCATTTGAGAGGTGTATATCCTGGCATGTGTCTGGTGGCAGTTGGGATTGATGGAAACAATAACATATTTCCAGTGGCATGGGATGTGGTTGAGGTGGAGAATAGAGATAATTGGACCTGGTTTTTGGAGCTTCTAGCTAATGACATAGGCAAAGTGGAGGGGGAAGGGCTTACAGTGATGTCTGATAGACAGAAGGGTCTGATTGATGCCCTATCTACTGTGGTGCCAAAAGCCAATATCAGATTCTGTGCTAGACACATTTGGGCCAATCTGAAGTTGAGATTTAGTGGTCAATTATACAAAGACACATTTTGGGCAGTAGCCAGAGCTTTGACAAGG GCTGATTTCTCAAAAGAAATGGAGGGCATGAAATTTTTATCAAGGGATGCATGGTCCTTTTTGAATGACATTCCCCCAAGGCATTGGTCTAGGCATGCATTTGACTATAGTTGTAAGTCAAACCTTCTCCTAAACAATGTTTGTGAAGTATTTAATGCTGCGTTGAAAGATGCTAAAGATAAACCAATACTAACACAATTAGAATGGATGAGAAAGTATGTTATGCAAAGAATATGCCAAAAGAGAGAGGGTGCTAAATCATATGAAGGGAGAGTGATGCCCTATGTGGAAAAATACTTAGAGTGGGCAAAAGATGAGTCTAGATTTGCTCACTTTATGCAATCTGATGAACATGAATTTGAGGTGGAACTCAGAGGGGAACAAGTTGTAGTAAACTTGAAAGATAGGTCTTGTGGGTGCAACCATTGGAACTTAACTAGTTTGCCTTGA